The genome window AAAGACTAGAGCTTTGAATTGATTCCCACTGTAATTTGTGCTAGAGCAACATGTTAATATCTTAACAAGATTTCGATGCCGAATAATTTGTAATGCATTGCATTCGGCCATAAAACTTTTGAAAGCTCCCTTGTGTTGAAGGTTAAGGACCTTTATAGCAACTAGTTTTTCTTCTTGATCAAGAGTTCCTTTATATACTGAGCCAAAACTTCCAGATCCAATTAAATTATCCGGAGAAAATCCACAAGTTGCATGATAGAGGTCTTGGTACGAAACACTTGGAAGGAGGTCCATTGTTGAAAACATAGAAGgtgatttcttttttgattttttcatcCAATAAATAACAAGAattgatgaaaacaaaaataaaaatagaacaaTGGAAATAATTACAATTGCTAGCTTGTAGCCAAATGATTTTCTTGGTTTCCTGACCTCTACGGGACATTTTGGCAACTGCAATTTTGGTATACCACCACAGAGTTTAGTATTTCCAGCCAATGATATCACACTtgtgtttttgaaaactccTTCAATTGGTACCTCACCCTcaaaattattaaatgaaagattcaaattttctaaataaagaAGCTTCTCTAAACCCTTTGGAATGGATCCTGATAGGTTGTTTTGTGAAACATCTAGAAGTTGAAGACCTTTCAAAGAAGCCATAGATGATGGTATTGCTCCTTCAAAGGAATTCCCATGTAGGTCAAGGAGTTCCAACACCAAACAATCTCCTATAGATGTAGGAATTTCACCAGACAGATTATTGTTAGAGAAATCcaaaatgtttatatttttcaaatcacCTACTTCAAAGGGTAGTTTGCCAGTAAACAAGTTATGTGACAAACTGAGGGATATTAGTGCAGGGAAAGAAGGACCAATAAGTTGTTGGGGTATGGATCCACCAAGGTTATTTTGTGAAATGTCCAGGTATTGCAAATTTTGGCAGTTTACTATAGTTGGAGGTATAGTTCCTTCAAATCTGTTTTCTTCTAAAAGAAGTTTAAACAACTGAGTAAGGTTGCCTATGATGGTTGGTATTTCTCCAGACAATCTGTTTCGACTTAAAGCTAATAATTGCATCTTTTGAAACTTCCCAAAATTAGTAGGAACAATGCCGGTGAAGTAATTATGATCTAAGCCCAAAGCAATTAAGTTAACAAGATTCTCTAATGATGCAGGAATAGTTCCAGAAATTCCATTGCCTCCTACATATAATACAGTGAGTTGGGTTGACAAGTTGGATATAGAAGTAGGCAAAACACTTGCGAAATAGTTTGCACCAATATCCAACATTTTAAGTTTACTACAATTTGTCAAAGATGTTAAGAAATGTAAACTCTTTCCAAGATGATTATCATCCAAAGTTAGCCAGTAAAGACCCAACAGATTTCCCAAATTAGTTGGAACTGATCCTAGAAAATTGTTCTCACCTAAATCAATCATTTGAAGCTGAGTTGCATTACATAGTGAAGTAGGGACTGGTCCATAGAACATATTTGCACCAAATAGAAGTAGTTGGAGATTAGGAAGAGTGAGGCCTATGTTGGCTGGAAGTGTGCCATTAAGTTGGTTGACTGGAACTGAAATCATTTGGAGAGAAGACACATTATAAAGAGAGGAAGGGATTGTACCTGACAATTTATTTCCCCAAATTGAGAACGATA of Quercus lobata isolate SW786 chromosome 8, ValleyOak3.0 Primary Assembly, whole genome shotgun sequence contains these proteins:
- the LOC115955158 gene encoding probable LRR receptor-like serine/threonine-protein kinase At3g47570 yields the protein MTLHQTKICAFCSIHLRVILLFSASSLLCLQPVAITATAPTNETDRLALLKFKELIPHDPYEILSSWNGSMHFCNWHGITCGRRHQRVTGLDLQGYNLGGSISPAIGNLSCLRFIDLQNNSFYGKIPQEFGHLFRLQRLDLNNNTLGGEIPSNLSICSNLRSIRLSLNKLTGKIPEELGSLMRLQRLAIFTNNLAGGIQPSLGNLSSLKYFDVGDNNLVGNIPDTIGQLKGLVSFSIWGNKLSGTIPSSLYNVSSLQMISVPVNQLNGTLPANIGLTLPNLQLLLFGANMFYGPVPTSLCNATQLQMIDLGENNFLGSVPTNLGNLLGLYWLTLDDNHLGKSLHFLTSLTNCSKLKMLDIGANYFASVLPTSISNLSTQLTVLYVGGNGISGTIPASLENLVNLIALGLDHNYFTGIVPTNFGKFQKMQLLALSRNRLSGEIPTIIGNLTQLFKLLLEENRFEGTIPPTIVNCQNLQYLDISQNNLGGSIPQQLIGPSFPALISLSLSHNLFTGKLPFEVGDLKNINILDFSNNNLSGEIPTSIGDCLVLELLDLHGNSFEGAIPSSMASLKGLQLLDVSQNNLSGSIPKGLEKLLYLENLNLSFNNFEGEVPIEGVFKNTSVISLAGNTKLCGGIPKLQLPKCPVEVRKPRKSFGYKLAIVIISIVLFLFLFSSILVIYWMKKSKKKSPSMFSTMDLLPSVSYQDLYHATCGFSPDNLIGSGSFGSVYKGTLDQEEKLVAIKVLNLQHKGAFKSFMAECNALQIIRHRNLVKILTCCSSTNYSGNQFKALVFEFMENGSLDIWLHPELDNENQSRNLSLLQRINVALDVASAIDYLHNHSVQPIIHCDLKPSNVLLDKDMVAHVSDFGLAKLLSTVDDSSEKQTSTIGIKGTIGYAAPEYGMGDKASIEGDVYSYGILLLEMFIGKRPTDEMFKDGLNLHNFAKMGLLERVVQIVDPILLPREVDVVRTAIVAAREDNNDNEIQVDEGAQDIANLCQMDANVHKCLVSILEIGLACSIESPKERMKMKEVTSELHRIKKAFLGSGILPGGLGRIQV